In Lycium ferocissimum isolate CSIRO_LF1 chromosome 7, AGI_CSIRO_Lferr_CH_V1, whole genome shotgun sequence, the sequence CAGAACAAAGTGCAAAAGTACCCACAGAAGAAAGATCTAGCGCCAAGGAAAGTACTAAGTCCTATAAGCTAATCATTCAGATATATAAATTAAAGGCAAACTGTGGATAGATAAAATATGATGAGCTTTGTGTTAAGCCATCCAAATGCAACATAACTGAGGTTTCTCTAATTACACTACATATGGAAATGGGAACAAACAATCAAAAGGTACATGGTAGAAAACTAGCTTTGCCTACATTTACACGCTAAGTTACAACTGTGAGCTTCACAGCGACATACTAGGTCGCATATGACGCTGTGCACAtctaatttccaacaaaataaattccACACATGGATGAAAATTCAATGTCATCACCTTGTCCCAGGATTGGCTGCAGGTACCTTAGATGGATAACTTGAAATGTCTACATCAATCAGTGATAGGTCATAGGGTGCTGAAACATTATTTGATGCATCCATAAGCAACGAGTAGTTCATTGCCTCCGATTTCCCTGTTTGCTGGCCTGCACCCAGATTTTGTGGATTATTGTTATTAGCAGAGGGGGAGAGACTAGATAACTGTACATCTTCCTGTTTGTTTCCAAGTATGTGCTTGTTTTTCCTAACAGTATCCATCTCTGGGCCAGTTGGAACGAAAGTCCTCGCTCGGTACTTCGTTGCACATCCCTCTTCGGCATCACCACCATGATTATAGAGAACATAATCATGATAAGTAGGAGCAAACTGCAttcatggaagaaaatagaTTTGTTAGGACACACATGGAGTAAACATATGGCGCAAGGGAATGAGCAAGTGCCTGTCTTACCTGGTGGACCGTGTCATGGTAAAAGTCATTTAGCATAAGGGCATGTCCAAGGCTAGCGGTAAAACCACTAGAAGAACCAATATTTGCGCCAGCATATTCCTTGTATGGGAAGGCATAAAGATGCGCAAAAGCTGCAATAAGCATCTCAACACAAATTACAAAATTCTGAAATTCAGCAGCTTCCTCGGTATCTTTAATAAGTTCTGACTTTGCAGCAAGAAACACCAGAACACCCTGGCAGAAGAAGTTAAGGAGGAAGATTATGATAACTAGAAACGTCATTCTACACAGAAAATTGTAATTGAAGAATAAAAGCCAGCCAATTACTGTGATTTCAGTAAAAACTCAGTTATAAAACCAACACAAAACAAGAAGTTGTACtattaagggcaaaatagtGATGGTAAGATTAAAAAGTTTCCAAAAAGAGAAAGGATTCATTTTTCGGGTGCATACTAAAAAGGAAATGTGTCACAGAAAACAGGACaaaggaaataataataataatattgttatgGTAATAACAGAATTAAGCTAATATGCCAGATTTGGTGAAACCAAAATGTAAAGTGTTCAGTAGTCAAAAACTGAATTATATTTTGCTTGCTTAACAGCAAAGTGAGAAAATAACATGTAACTGAGCAAATCTGGTGAATTACCTGCCAGTACGTAAGGAATACGACGGATTTTATAATGATAAACTTTGGAACTGGATTAAAAGGCCGGAGCAGATCTTTGCATGCCACGTAAAACAAAGCCAAGGCATAAAGTGCCATTGAGTATGAGATAGTATATATAATTGTGAGGTAGAGGTATGATTGCCTAGGACTGAAATTTCCATCCTCATATTTTCCTTTTACATAGAGTATGATTGTAACGATCACTAATATCGGCTTGAGAATCACAAACTGCAGACATCCCTGCTTGCACCTTCGAATAAAGCGTCTGCATTGCTTGAACATTATCAGAAAcacatttcaaaataaataaataaacaagagTTCTGAAGTCCAATCatgtaaataaattaacaacatTGCAACATGGAGACCAACATAATTGAAATGTAAAGCAAGGTGATGATAATTTGGTAATAGATATCGAGGAAATCATTATCCAATTGAAATTTAAGGAGTCGTCTCAAATTCAAGCATAAAAATGCAATGCATTCAATCATATAAACCATGAAATATGACTCCCCTATGTAGAACTGCGAGTAATGTACAAATTTCTAGAAACAGTACATGCTGGAGAATTCTCAAAAGGCATAGCTCTTCATTGACTAAATAAAAGTAGCTTCGCATAAGCACAACTTACCCATCCAAAGGAAGTGGAGGAAAGCAGCAGGTCATCAGACACATATTTGGCTTTAAAACTCGGCCACTCAAACTTAGAACAACAGCCCCTGGGCCGCCTACCCATGCCAGGCAGAGTGATAGAAAATTATATATGACCCAAGCCTCATATCTGAAAGGAAATTAAAATCGAAATAATCACAATTAACGAAACAATTCCACCATAAGAGAGGTGGGTAAACTGTAAACATAAgttcaaatataaaatatgcATACTCATATAAATCATTCACCAACTGCTCCTTTCCACCTAATATATGTTGCGTGCTTTACTAGGACGGAGatttacaaataaaaaaaaggctaaagttttttcttcttctttattcttctatttctccttcttttttttttcttttttttttgaatttttgaattattCAGTTACTCAAATACTAGAAATGTGCACAAGTTAGGTATACTGTGAGAAGATGTCCacgaaaaaaggaaaaacaaagcTATTAAAGGATACAAAATAATAATCTATAtaatttgaattcttaaagGCGGCAAAATATTGCCACGCGGCAAGGATTAGACTTTCTCCGGATAGAGAGATAAAGAAGTGGTTCAACTTAAAAGGGAGAGAACGACTATGATTTAAAATGCTTAACATGCACGATCCAGATTCCTGAGAGCCCTGATATAGACcatgttggggagggggtggacCTACACATAGCTTCTAAGAAAACATAGAGGGCCATAGCCAGTGCACTCTGAACGGATCATTGCTGACATCATGAAAACATTAACTACTCAATCTCCCAATTATAAATTCAGGACAAACGACCCTGGCTCATACAGTAAGTAAAGTCTGCATAAAATAAGCTAAAATGCTCATAAATCCAGATAGTTGACGCTAAAATGCTCCTTTCCTTTAAAGCTATGTGAGTCTAGAGCTTTTAACAAGCATCTTCTTTTGATCAGTCCAATCTTACTCACAAGAACCAAACGAACAACATGCTCAATTATCTGGATGCTATTACTAATAAACCAAAATTCTGTCCGCAGATCAACATCCCAATGGAACAAGGGAAATAGCACAAACTCAAAACCAACCTAACAGACATAATCCAACCTAACAGACAGAAAAGGAACCCTCAATATCActcaaaattttactttttttagtATCTTCTTTCTGCTCCTTTTCTAGCCAACCCCAACTTGTTTGTGACTGAGATATAGTTGTAGTAGTTGTTGTTTCTCCTACATTTTTTGCATTGGTTAGGGCTGCAGGAGATTTCTATCACCATTAGTCCTCCATGCACCTGCTTCCAAATCCCTCCATCAATTTCTCATCATATCCTACTTTCTCCAAAGCAAACCCCCTTGTGATCTTTTTCATTCATACAACAAAAGCAAAAAGATTAAAGTCCCACCATCACaagaaaggaagttttgaaGAAAGATGACCTTGCAAAATAGCCAATCCAAAATAAGGACCCAATATTCCCCTTACCTAACAATGATCTTGCATTTGCAtctaaaatttaacaaaaagtATCCTCCAACCCCATAAGAAGTTGAAACTTTCTGAGTACCCAAAGGCACAATTGGCAAAATTTAGTAGTGCATCCTCATATTTCTAGCACCCAGTACATAATTACCAGGACCTACCTACCTcccaaaccccaaaaaaaaaaaaaaaaaagttccttTCGGAAActtcttttccattttctcaCAGATACTATTCCAAATATCAGTTGATTTATCCCATCTCGAATGGCATGCCTAAATGTGAGATAGGATGAGGGCTAATTTTGCATCCTTGAATATATGTCATCTCTTCTATCCCCTATACTTCATTTACCGAATACTATCAAATTTTGGATCTATATGCAACCTTAAAACTGCACCTAAGATGGTTAGGTCATGTCCTATGTAAATCATCATATACAGATGCGACATCATGAAGAATGAAGGTATTTTAAAGAAGGGATGAGGTAAAGGTAAAATCACATGGAAAATGGTGTCTCAAACAACCTCTAATCCCTCGGAATCCATGCGGATTGCGAAAGAATAGAACTCAAGAGAAGCAAAAGGTTCATATAGGCAATAACTAGTTGGAAGGAGAGCTAGATGTGTTGATACATTTATATGAAGTCAAGTGTTTACCAAGAATCCTTTTTGTCTATTTAGAGATAAGATTGGGGTGTAAAGCCTTCAGTGTGAACCCGAGTGTTCTAAAAAGGGAACTGAGAAAAACTTGGAATACGTTGAAGATTGATGCTGATAGTTGTAGTGATCTAAAGAGGTGGTTAGACGACAGAGTTCTCAAAAACTCTTGAAAAGACGGTCTAGTTGGATGAGGTGAGTAAGACAGCGAGAGTAGCTTTCAGAAGTCTCTGGAGAGACGGTCTTGTCGGATGATAATGAAAGACCCCTATGGTCATAAAGGCTCAGGATAGTTTCAAGTTTTGAAGGAAGGTTCCGTGAGGgtatttaagtatattttgaacATTTTCAGCTAAGAGATCCCCTCTCTGAAGAGTTTCACTAAATGGATGCTTAGCAGACATCCAGAAAAGTCCGTCTCACAAGGTTTGGATATTTCAGTCGATCTTCTGCCAAGGGATGTCACCTTTTCCAAGTCACAACCATTTTACATATCAGCATCTGTCAACACTATATTACGTCGTCCTGACAAATTTTAAGGCTTTCGACATTCTTCAAGGTTCTAGGTTTAAGATGCTTCAAGCTTCCTGGTTTTGTTGACTTTATAAATCCGTAGCAGTCTACACGTTGGGTAATTAACTTGACAGCTCAATAAATCTTGGATGTATGAATGCCATATGAGAATACATCCATGCACTGTGTGGTTGAACAAAGCATAAAGTGAGTTCATTCTTCAGCTTATAGACGAATAAAACATTGTGCAATTAATTTGAttcaacttttaattttaaatagggaaaagggtcaaatcccTACTTTGTCTTTTTAGTCAGGTTTTATCCTTCGTTTACAAGTTCGGGCTATTTATACCCCCGCCGCTactaaatttaacaaaaataccCAAATTAACGGATTCCCCCGAATCAACCTCAATTCCCCAATTTCAATTGAATTTACCCAATTTCCCTCATTTAACCCCACCCGACCAACTACACTAATTTAACCCATATGAAATAACACGCAAATCCCATTTCTCTCTTCTTCATCACATTTACACGAGCcatcacccccaccccacctccACTCTCCTCCACTCAAATAAACAACCAGCCACCCATACAGcagacaaacaaaaaaaatcctcGTCAATTTCAACACCCAAATAGGTAGACATGTCAAATAGCCAAACAGAGCTATACCACTGAAATGCCATCTAAGCACGGAGAAGTTCTAGTGTTAGAAGTTGACCACATTGCTATTCAATCTTTCCTCTTACAAGAATATCATAGATGAGCAATTATTTGCTTACTTTCTTTAATCAGAAAGGATTGAGGTTGGGAAATCATAACCACCAAAGAGTAAACTAACCAATTAATCAAGTCTCAATGGGAAAGGATCGTGGAGTCAAGgaaaatcataaccaaacccCAGCaagcaaacaacaacaacaacaagcccagtagaatcccaccatgtggggtctggggagggtagagtgtacgcagacctaacccccaccttgaaaggtagggtggctgtttccgaaagaccctcagcTCCAAACCACAGCAAGCATTGTATAGTAAATGAAAATCAATGCATTAGAGCATACCATACAAAAGATTGTACTCCTCCATTTCAAGTTGGTGTCGCCGGTGCAAACTGTGGTGTATTGGCCACTGTGGGGAAGATATTACcagaggagatgaagaaaatgggttATGGGTTCAATTGGGTTATGTGTATCATATGGGTTTAATTAGTTTAGTGGGTCGGGTTTAATTGAGATCCGTCCGAAATAGGATAATTTCAATTGAAAGTTGGGAATTGAGATTGATTTGGGGGAATCCGTTACTTTGGGGGTATTTTAGTTAACTTTAGTAATAGCAGGGGTATAAATATCCCCAACTTGTAACGGAGGATAAAACTTACTAATAAAACAAAGGAGAGGGATTTTTTTACcctttaactttaaaattttgattcaaTATTTTTGCAAAGGTTTTATTGCACACATAAAGCTATAATGTAAGATAGACACGCATACCAAGTCAAGCAACTGGGTTGGAGgatgcatatacatatttcatagtTTAATGCACTGTAGGCTAAACAACTGAGCATGCAGTCAAACTCAACAGGGCCATCCAGTTCCCTTTCGGCATATAGGATAAAGAAGTGGAGTTTTTGAAATATGGTACCAAAGGTGTGGCTTAGTGGTGAATGAAGTGGGTGAAAACCTTAGAGACCACGGTTCAAGACAAAAATACAAGGTGATTTCTTCCGATCTGCCTGAACTTGTCGACAGAGTTACTCGGTACTTGTGAAAGGTAGCAGGTATCCGGTAGAATAGTCGATGTGTGTGTTCGTGTAATTAAGATTTTGACATATAACAATCTAGTTAAACTCGCAAAACTTTTAACAATTACCCATCTATGTGTGCTGCAAAGATTTTAAAAATCGACAAATAGAAACTCAGTCATAAAAAGAGGAGCTCATTAAGTTAAGAACAAATACATGTTTCTCCACACTATAGAGCCGGTTCATGACGACTATTATTCTATCAGTATTCATGACTGCTACTTGTTGCAAAAGTTAGAGCACAGAGGGCAAAAGCACAAGCACCATTCCATGGAGCAAACAACAGGCAGTCATTTTCTAATAccatcaagaaaaagaatatgcattaaaacatgaaatacgaACTTGAATCATACTTACATTTCACGAATGGAATTGAAATAGATGGCACTCTCATTTAGGATGAGTGACAAGAATGACGTTAGTGCATAAACCTGTCAAGGAGACAATAAGAAATTTAAACATTGACGTGAAACTTAACTAAAACTCTAGCACAATGTAATAAGCAGCTAAGAGTCAAGCTAGTTCTGAAAATATATTTGTTAAGGCCATATAGAAGGAAAAATTGCATTCTCGTGTTATTGAAATTAACACCGTGACTTCCAGATTTATGCAAATATGTCTGATTTTAAGATCCAAAGAGATTCACAACTTTAATATTCACTACCTGAGGGGTACATTTAATGAACATGGCGTCTTTAGTTTAGCTTTAGTTGGTATTATCTAAAAcaacaattataagaaattaTACTACTACAAATTGTGAAAATTTCAGTTGAAAAGAGTAACCATCAAAAAGGGGCAGCCCGGTGCATAAAGCATCCCGTTAGCAGTATAGGGGGAACGGTTATTGCGGTCATATACAGCAGAGTATATGATTTGATTCATAATTGAAACTGTGGAAGAGAGTATTAAAGTAAAGGTTGAAATCAAGCTTGACGGAGAAAATATCACATCAAAATTTGcaatttgaaatgtttaatgaatttgaatccatgaaagttgtatgaaacgGAATGGTGTTAAATATCTTGGAAGGTCTGAAAATACAAACACTGTTGTGCAAATTGGAAAGAAGGGAATGATAGAAA encodes:
- the LOC132064442 gene encoding uncharacterized protein LOC132064442, which gives rise to MAPIYYIIIALPCTVGAIALALLHIYRHLLNYTEPTYQRYIVRIIFMVPVYALTSFLSLILNESAIYFNSIREIYEAWVIYNFLSLCLAWVGGPGAVVLSLSGRVLKPNMCLMTCCFPPLPLDGRFIRRCKQGCLQFVILKPILVIVTIILYVKGKYEDGNFSPRQSYLYLTIIYTISYSMALYALALFYVACKDLLRPFNPVPKFIIIKSVVFLTYWQGVLVFLAAKSELIKDTEEAAEFQNFVICVEMLIAAFAHLYAFPYKEYAGANIGSSSGFTASLGHALMLNDFYHDTVHQFAPTYHDYVLYNHGGDAEEGCATKYRARTFVPTGPEMDTVRKNKHILGNKQEDVQLSSLSPSANNNNPQNLGAGQQTGKSEAMNYSLLMDASNNVSAPYDLSLIDVDISSYPSKVPAANPGTR